A DNA window from Ipomoea triloba cultivar NCNSP0323 chromosome 10, ASM357664v1 contains the following coding sequences:
- the LOC116031893 gene encoding glucose-6-phosphate/phosphate translocator 2, chloroplastic-like translates to MACAIQHSAFSVPSSDLIPRKGLGLKLNSVSRFLPLTQIAKTKNLSTKRPLYIASVAKFGPLDSRSQNPKLRTSCRAYEADQSRPLDLNIEVPKSEAAQKVKISIYFATWWALNVVFNIYNKKVLNAYPYPWLTSTLSLAAGSLIMLLSWATRIAEAPKTDLEFWKNLFPVAVAHTIGHVAATVSMSKVAVSFTHIIKSGEPAFSVLVSRFLLGETFPLPVYLSLLPIIGGCALAAVTELNFNMIGFMGAMISNLAFVFRNIFSKRGMTGKSVSGMNYYACLSILSLVILTPFAIAMEGPQIWAAGWQQAISQIGPNFVWWVAAQSIFYHLYNQVSYMSLDEISPLTFSIGNTMKRISVIVSSIIIFRTPIQPVNALGAAIAVLGTFIYSQAKQ, encoded by the exons ATGGCCTGCGCTATACAGCATTCAGCTTTCTCAGTCCCCAGTTCTGATTTGATTCCCAGGAAGGGGTTGGGTTTGAAGTTGAATTCAGTTTCTAGGTTTCTGCCACTGACCCAAATTGCTAAAACCAAAAATCTGTCGACCAAGAGGCCTCTGTACATTGCCTCCGTTGCAAAGTTTGGACCTTTGGATTCAAGAAGCCAGAACCCGAAGTTGAGGACTAGTTGCAGAGCCTATGAGGCTGATCAGTCAAGGCCGTTGGACCTTAACATTGAAGTGCCAAAATCAGAGGCTGCCCAGAAGGTGAAAATCAGTATTTACTTTGCCACTTGGTGGGCTTTGAATGTGGTGTTCAATATATACAACAAGAAGGTCCTCAATGCTTATCCATATCCATGGTTGACCTCAACTCTGTCCCTGGCTGCTGGGTCCTTGATTATGCTGCTTTCTTGGGCTACCAGGATTGCTGAGGCCCCAAAAACTGATCTTGAATTCTGGAAGAACCTCTTCCCG GTTGCAGTGGCACATACTATTGGGCATGTAGCAGCAACTGTAAGCATGTCAAAGGTTGCTGTTTCATTCACACACATAATCAAGAGTGGTGAACCAGCTTTTAGTGTGTTGGTTTCAAGGTTTTTGCTTGGCGAGACGTTCCCTCTTCCAGTTTACTTGTCCCTCCTGCCAATCATTGGTGGTTGTGCACTTGCAGCAGTTACTGAGCTCAATTTCAACATGATTG GGTTCATGGGGGCTATGATATCGAATTTGGCATTCGTGTTTAGAAATATATTCTCCAAGAGAGGAATGACTGGCAAGTCTGTGAGCGGGATGAACTACTACGCTTGCTTGTCTATATTGTCTCTAGTGATCCTCACGCCTTTTGCCATTGCCATGGAAGGCCCCCAGATCTGGGCAGCAGGCTGGCAGCAAGCTATTTCCCAGATTGGACCGAATTTTGTTTG GTGGGTGGCAGCACAGAGCATATTCTATCATTTGTATAACCAGGTCTCATATATGTCCTTGGATGAGATCTCACCCTTGACATTTAGCATAGGAAACACAATGAAGCGCATTTCTGTGATAGTTTCCTCCATCATAATTTTCCGAACACCTATTCAGCCTGTCAATGCTCTTGGAGCCGCGATTGCAGTACTAGGAACCTTCATCTACTCGCAG gCCAAACAGTGA
- the LOC116031894 gene encoding vacuolar protein sorting-associated protein 28 homolog 2, with amino-acid sequence MEVKLWNDKREREMYDNFAELFAIIKATEKLEKAYVRDIISPAEYETECQKLIAHFKTLSSTLKDTVPSIERFHDTYKMDCPAALNRLVTSGVPATVEHRAAAATTASTSAAVVAECVQNFITAMDSLKLNMVAVDQVHPLLSELSSSLNKLSILPSDFEGKTKMREWLSRLSKMGAADELTEQQARQLHFDLESSYNSFMAALPSAGT; translated from the coding sequence ATGGAGGTTAAGCTATGGAATGACAAGCGTGAAAGAGAGATGTATGACAACTTCGCTGAGCTGTTTGCTATTATAAAAGCCACCGAGAAGCTCGAGAAGGCATATGTTCGAGATATTATATCACCTGCAGAGTATGAAACTGAATGCCAGAAATTGATTGCACATTTCAAGACACTATCTTCAACATTGAAAGATACTGTGCCAAGCATTGAACGATTTCATGACACCTACAAAATGGACTGCCCTGCAGCGCTAAACCGGCTTGTTACTTCAGGGGTGCCCGCCACAGTTGAGCACCGTGCAGCTGCTGCAACGACAGCTTCAACTTCCGCTGCTGTAGTGGCCGAGTGTGTGCAGAACTTCATTACTGCAATGGACTCGCTGAAATTAAATATGGTTGCAGTTGACCAGGTCCATCCCCTGCTGTCAGAATTGTCGTCGTCCCTTAACAAGCTTTCAATTTTGCCCTCTGATTTCGAGGGAAAAACCAAGATGAGAGAGTGGCTTTCAAGGCTGTCCAAAATGGGGGCTGCCGATGAATTGACTGAGCAACAGGCACGTCAGCTTCACTTTGATCTTGAATCGTCATACAATTCATTCATGGCAGCATTACCGTCTGCTGGGACTTAG
- the LOC116031450 gene encoding pentatricopeptide repeat-containing protein At1g61870, mitochondrial: MAATIRSKLRSMTLHHQPHFRRFATSILNPDSKTPFSSKDKSRAALSLLRTETNPERIIDICRAASLTPESHLDRIAYSKAIAKLRNSSYFGGIREFLEESKSQPGFRSERFISHFVVLYGQAGMLNDAIQTFEQMEEMGIQRSVKSLNSLLFSCLAAKNYGEMKRIFVEFPKKYGIIPNLDTYNTMIEGFCDSGSSSSVYSILDEMIRNKVKPNATTFGHCLSGFYMEEKFEDVGKILEMMKQHGVASGIGTYNIRIESLCKLKRSKEAKALLDGILSRGVKPNSVTYTHLIHGFCKEGEMEGAKSLFKEMVDSGCQPGSECYFTMVYFLCKGKDFEAAVNICKESMAKGWVPNFTTMKLLVDGLASTSKVEEAREIIGQLKEKFSRNADRWTEIEEGLAK; encoded by the coding sequence ATGGCAGCAACGATACGCAGCAAACTCCGATCCATGACACTGCATCATCAGCCGCATTTCCGCCGCTTTGCGACCTCGATTTTGAATCCAGATTCCAAAACCCCGTTCTCAAGCAAAGACAAATCTCGGGCTGCTCTTTCTCTGCTCCGAACCGAGACCAACCCGGAACGCATCATCGATATATGCAGGGCCGCCTCTCTAACCCCGGAATCACACCTCGACCGAATCGCCTACTCCAAGGCCATTGCAAAGCTCCGGAACTCCAGTTACTTCGGGGGAATTCGGGAATTTCTCGAAGAGTCCAAGTCCCAACCTGGTTTCAGGTCAGAAAGATTTATTTCTCACTTTGTTGTTCTCTATGGCCAAGCTGGCATGCTCAATGACGCCATTCAGACTTTTGAGCAAATGGAGGAGATGGGCATCCAACGATCGGTGAAATCGCTCAACTCTCTGTTATTTTCTTGCCTTGCAGCTAAAAACTATGGAGAAATGAAGAGAATTTTCGTGGAATTTCCTAAAAAATATGGGATTATTCCTAACTTAGATACCTATAACACCATGATTGAGGGGTTTTGCGACTCGGGTTCTTCTAGTTCTGTTTATTCGATATTGGATGAAATGATTAGGAATAAAGTTAAGCCAAATGCTACAACTTTTGGACACTGTCTTTCAGGTTTTTACATGGAGGAGAAGTTTGAGGATGTTGGGAAAATACTGGAGATGATGAAGCAACATGGTGTTGCTTCTGGGATTGGTACTTATAACATAAGGATTGAGAGCTTGTGTAAGCTCAAGAGGTCGAAGGAGGCAAAGGCATTGCTTGATGGAATTTTGTCTAGGGGTGTGAAACCTAATTCTGTCACCTATACCCATTTGATTCATGGATTTTGTAAGGAAGGTGAGATGGAAGGGGCAAAGAGCTTGTTTAAGGAGATGGTTGATAGTGGCTGCCAACCAGGTAGCGAATGCTATTTTACGATGGTTTACTTTTTATGTAAAGGTAAGGATTTTGAGGCTGCAGTGAATATCTGCAAGGAATCTATGGCAAAGGGCTGGGTACCAAATTTCACCACTATGAAGTTGCTTGTGGATGGTCTTGCAAGCACTTCAAAGGTCGAGGAGGCAAGGGAAATCATTGGACAGTTGAAGGAGAAGTTCTCTAGAAACGCTGACAGGTGGACTGAGATTGAAGAGGGGCTAGCCAAGTAG